In Leptodactylus fuscus isolate aLepFus1 chromosome 2, aLepFus1.hap2, whole genome shotgun sequence, one genomic interval encodes:
- the FBXL3 gene encoding F-box/LRR-repeat protein 3 has translation MKRGRMASDTNIGLSVGELGELSKKSKDTVKSTEDEATKPPKDHDWGNLLPDIILQIFQYLPLLDRAHASQVCRNWNHVFHMPDLWRCFEFELNQPATSYLKATHPDLIKQIIKRHSNHLQYVSFKVDSSKESAEAACDILSQLVNCSLKTLGLISTARPSFMDLPKSHFISALTVVFVNSKSLSSLKIDDTPVDDPSLKVLVANNSDTLKLLKMSSCPHVSPAGILCVADQCHGLRELALNYYLLSDELLLALSSEKHVRLEHLRIDVVSENPGQTHFHTIQKSSWDALIKHSPKVNLVMYFFLYEEEFDPFFRYETPVTHLYFGRSVSKEVLGRVGMTCPRLVELVVCANGLRPLDEELIRIAERCKSLTAIGLGECEVSCSAFVEFVKMCGGRLSQLSIMEEVLIPDQKYNLEQIHWEVSKHLGRVWFPDMMPTW, from the exons ATGAAAAGAGGAAGAATGGCCAGTGACACCAACATTGGTTTGTCAGTCGGAGAGTTAGGGGAATTGTCAAAAAAGTCAAAAGACACAGTCAAAAGTACAGAAGACGAAGCAACAAAGCCACCCAAGGATCACGACTGGGGTAATCTACTTCCTGACATAATTCTGCAGATTTTTCAGTATTTGCCTCTTTTGGATCGTGCACATGCCTCACAAGTGTGCAGAAACTGGAATCATGTCTTTCACATGCCTGACCTGTGGAGATGCTTTGAGTTTGAGCTGAATCAGCCGGCTACATCTTATCTAAAGGCAACCCATCCTGACCTGATCAAACAGATCATCAAGAGGCACTCCAACCACCTACAGTATGTCAGCTTCAAG GTTGATAGCAGTAAGGAATCGGCAGAAGCTGCATGTGATATTCTTTCACAACTCGTAAATTGCTCTTTGAAAACACTTGGACTTATTTCTACAGCTCGACCAAGCTTTATGGATTTACCAAAG TCACACTTTATATCTGCACTCACTGTTGTGTTTGTCAACTCAAAGTCACTCTCGTCACTTAAAATTGATGACACGCCTGTTGATGATCCATCTCTAAAAGTGCTGGTGGCCAACAATAGTGACACCTTGAAGCTTCTGAAAATGAGCAGTTGTCCACATGTTTCTCCTGCAG GTATTTTGTGCGTAGCAGATCAGTGTCATGGTCTGCGGGAACTGGCTTTGAATTATTATTTACTGAGCGACGAGCTGCTCTTGGCATTGTCCTCTGAAAAACATGTGCGATTGGAGCATCTGCGTATTGATGTTGTCAGCGAGAACCCCGGACAAACACACTTCCATACCATTCAGAAAAGCAGCTGGGATGCTTTGATAAAGCATTCTCCTAAGGTCAATCTAGTCATGTACTTCTTCCTTTATGAAGAGGAGTTTGATCCCTTTTTCCGCTACGAAACACCGGTCACACATCTGTACTTTGGGAGATCCGTAAGCAAGGAAGTGCTTGGCCGTGTTGGCATGACATGCCCTCGGCTAGTGGAGTTGGTTGTTTGTGCTAATGGACTTCGACCTCTTGATGAAGAACTGATTCGTATTGCAGAGCGATGCAAGAGTCTGACGGCCATTGGACTTGGGGAATGTGAGGTCTCTTGCTCTGCCTTTGTAGAGTTTGTAAAGATGTGTGGTGGTCGCCTGTCCCAGCTTTCTATCATGGAGGAAGTTTTAATTCCTGATCAGAAGTATAACTTGGAGCAAATTCATTGGGAAGTTTCAAAGCATCTTGGCAGAGTCTGGTTTCCAGACATGATGCCAACGTGGTAG
- the LHFPL5 gene encoding LHFPL tetraspan subfamily member 5 protein codes for MVQLLPAQEAAKIYHTNYVRNARAIGVLWAVFTICFSIIMVEVFIQPYWIGDSLNTPQAGYFGLFSYCIGNALTSELICKGSALDFETIPSGAFKTAMFFIGVSMFLVVGSMLCFSLFFFCNSATVYKVCAWMQLAAAAGLMIGCLIYPDGWDSPEVKRMCGDKTDKYTLGFCTVRWAYILAIIAIMDALILSFLAFTLGNRQDSLLPEDFKIQNKEDESG; via the exons ATGGTTCAGCTGCTGCCAGCACAAGAAGCAGCCAAAATATACCACACCAACTATGTACGTAACGCACGTGCCATCGGTGTCTTGTGGGCCGTGTTTACCATATGCTTCTCTATCATCATGGTGgaagtcttcatccaaccttactGGATTGGGGATAGTTTAAATACTCCACAAGCAGGTTACTTTGGGCTGTTCAGCTACTGTATAGGAAATGCACTGACATCGGAGCTAATCTGTAAAGGAAGTGCTTTGGACTTTGAAACCATACCTTCAGGAGCCTTCAAGACTGCCATGTTTTTTATTGGCGTGTCCATGTTTCTGGTGGTGGGTTCCATGCTGTgcttcagtcttttttttttctgcaattcggCTACAGTGTACAAGGTCTGTGCATGGATGCAGTTGGCTGCAG CTGCTGGTTTGATGATCGGGTGCCTAATTTACCCAGATGGGTGGGATTCTCCAGAAGTGAAGCGTATGTGTGGAGATAAGACAGACAAATATACACTGGGATTCTGTACTGTTCGCTGGGCTTACATCCTAGCTATCATAGCCATAATGGATGCTCTAATTCTTTCGTTCCTCgcctttacactaggaaacaggCAGGATAGTTTGCTACCTGAGGATTTCAAGATCCAGAACAAAG aagATGAGAGTGGGTGA